From the genome of Candidatus Buchananbacteria bacterium, one region includes:
- a CDS encoding winged helix-turn-helix transcriptional regulator, with protein MSLNKTFSALSDPTRRKILELLKKKDLSVNDIALNFSISLPSLSHHLTILKNAQLVTSQRRGQQMIYSLNLSVFEEIAKQLYGFFNKK; from the coding sequence ATGAGCTTAAACAAAACCTTTAGCGCCCTTTCTGATCCAACAAGACGTAAAATTTTAGAATTACTCAAAAAGAAAGATCTATCGGTAAATGATATTGCGCTTAATTTTTCAATATCATTACCGTCCTTATCTCATCACCTTACAATCTTAAAAAACGCTCAATTAGTCACGTCACAGCGCCGGGGACAACAAATGATTTATTCTTTAAATCTAAGCGTATTTGAAGAAATTGCCAAACAATTATACGGCTTTTTTAATAAAAAATAA
- a CDS encoding peptidoglycan DD-metalloendopeptidase family protein, with amino-acid sequence MKENKKKNSTSKNILAKSLIITFVLALIFINPGPGKAEEDIGELNRSIESKRREIDAIQKQIDEYAQQIKAKKQEARGLQNQIAILDNQIAKVNLDVEATQKLIEQTNLEIQATNIQIQELEVKIDKQKEKIVEYLRLIYKADQVSYFEILLVNNSFSDFFDQIKYSEQINTDLKESLDELKTDKTDFETQKLNLEAKVTLEEELKQKLQEQKSELEERNAAKGILLVQTNLTQRQYQNQQYQLQLEQQQINSDILGLEKTVRKKLEDQAAEEKFKNFGPARLAWPVDPSRGISAYFHDPDYPFRYIFEHPAIDVRASQGTAIKAPEAGYVARVKFAGDTSYAYVMLIHNDGLSTVFGHISKPLVKEDEYVSKGQVIALSGGMPGGIGSGNLSTGAHLHFEVRLDGIPVNPLEYLP; translated from the coding sequence ATGAAAGAAAATAAAAAGAAAAATTCCACATCAAAAAATATTTTAGCAAAGAGCCTGATTATCACCTTTGTGCTGGCTCTTATTTTTATTAACCCAGGACCAGGTAAGGCTGAGGAAGATATCGGCGAATTAAACCGCTCAATTGAAAGCAAGCGCCGAGAAATCGATGCTATTCAAAAACAAATTGATGAATACGCCCAGCAAATCAAAGCAAAAAAACAGGAGGCGAGGGGACTGCAAAATCAGATTGCTATTTTAGACAACCAAATTGCCAAGGTTAACCTGGATGTTGAGGCAACTCAAAAACTTATTGAACAAACTAATTTAGAAATTCAAGCGACTAATATCCAAATTCAGGAACTTGAAGTTAAAATTGATAAACAAAAAGAAAAGATTGTTGAATATTTAAGATTAATTTACAAAGCGGATCAGGTTAGTTATTTTGAAATCTTACTGGTAAACAATTCATTCTCTGATTTTTTTGACCAAATCAAATATTCCGAACAGATTAATACTGACCTCAAAGAAAGTCTGGACGAGTTAAAAACCGATAAAACGGATTTTGAAACTCAAAAACTAAATCTTGAGGCAAAAGTTACGCTTGAAGAAGAATTAAAACAAAAACTCCAGGAGCAAAAGTCAGAGCTAGAAGAACGCAATGCAGCTAAGGGTATTTTATTAGTACAGACAAACTTAACTCAACGACAATACCAAAACCAACAATATCAGCTGCAGCTTGAACAGCAGCAAATCAACTCCGATATTCTGGGACTTGAAAAAACTGTCCGAAAAAAACTTGAAGATCAGGCGGCTGAAGAAAAATTCAAAAATTTTGGGCCGGCCCGATTAGCTTGGCCAGTTGATCCATCACGGGGGATTAGCGCTTATTTTCATGATCCTGATTATCCTTTCCGCTATATCTTTGAACATCCAGCTATTGATGTTCGAGCTTCTCAAGGTACTGCCATTAAGGCCCCTGAGGCTGGCTATGTTGCCAGAGTAAAATTTGCCGGCGATACTAGTTATGCATACGTGATGTTGATTCATAACGATGGTCTTTCAACAGTCTTTGGTCATATCTCGAAACCGCTGGTAAAAGAAGATGAATATGTCAGTAAGGGGCAAGTTATTGCTCTGTCCGGCGGAATGCCGGGCGGTATCGGTTCCGGCAATTTAAGTACCGGCGCCCATCTTCATTTCGAAGTGCGTTTGGATGGTATCCCAGTAAACCCGTTAGAATACCTGCCATAA